One segment of Streptosporangium brasiliense DNA contains the following:
- a CDS encoding ATP-binding SpoIIE family protein phosphatase, whose amino-acid sequence MKRWGDVTQDTADHLSAGSVLDHAEMAVVVTDRFSNLLYWNPFAEKLFGRPGIPGSRDQALSLGIMEKDHPLAIELAKHVLKGGVWEGTFDVRRGDGTIVYVRAQAVPLRHPSGSVTGIVITAREAMRSNEREKDRFGLLERIGERLAGSLYVEETLKRVAEMLVPQFADHCFIELMEGERMTRRVSTHVQGWSPPPNTWAPLGAEIRYPVGHYADIALRRQETILVEDFSQTNYPSPGEANTRLAAEIGMTSAIVAPLCVRGEVLGLMYLGLSNLTDRRSPHYDAFDRDFVGAIATRVALAVDNALLFEEERHTAESFQKYLLPPAPLPELDGLEIAVRYYPAAPLASHGQGIQTQVGGDWYDVIPLSAGRVGIVIGDVEGRGAKAAAVMGQLRAALRAFAQDDKPPAEILARLDEWTRIIATPERDDSGEDISVPPIVTCQYLVYDAWSRQLSFANAGHAPPLLLNDGVCAELDIKEVGQPLGVRAKGLHADLVYKEETRTLPPGAALLLYTDGLVDRRPVRDADGGRSPSDEETLALLAGKLVEVSDSSVEEIAEAATVAVPGEIDDDMAILVVRSAPADLEVEERTFPAQPIMVGEARRMAAEAFTGWSVPEERAELACLLVSEVVTNVVLHAASASIPRRELMVDAPMPFDETWDDLPGFENEIVNEKEFTLRLRRGGESVWVEVFDQDLRLPRIRSAGENDEGGRGLYLVDQLAKRWGSRPTKEGKAVWFEIPTKSR is encoded by the coding sequence ATGAAGCGGTGGGGGGATGTGACCCAGGACACCGCCGACCACCTTTCGGCGGGTTCCGTTCTTGATCATGCTGAGATGGCGGTGGTCGTCACCGACAGGTTCAGCAACCTGCTCTACTGGAACCCCTTCGCGGAGAAGCTGTTCGGACGCCCCGGGATACCCGGGTCGCGCGACCAGGCGCTCTCCCTGGGGATCATGGAGAAGGACCATCCGCTCGCCATCGAGCTCGCCAAGCACGTGCTCAAGGGCGGGGTCTGGGAGGGCACGTTCGACGTCAGGCGCGGTGACGGGACGATCGTCTACGTCCGCGCCCAGGCCGTGCCGCTGCGCCACCCGTCGGGATCGGTGACGGGCATCGTCATCACCGCCCGCGAGGCGATGCGCAGCAACGAGCGGGAGAAGGACCGCTTCGGTCTGCTGGAGCGGATCGGCGAGCGGCTGGCCGGCTCCCTCTACGTCGAGGAGACGCTCAAACGCGTCGCCGAGATGCTCGTCCCGCAGTTCGCCGACCACTGCTTCATCGAGCTGATGGAAGGCGAGCGGATGACCCGGAGGGTCTCCACCCACGTCCAGGGCTGGAGCCCGCCGCCCAACACCTGGGCGCCGCTGGGCGCCGAGATCCGCTATCCGGTGGGCCACTACGCTGACATCGCGCTGCGCCGCCAGGAGACGATCCTGGTCGAGGACTTCTCCCAGACCAACTATCCCAGCCCCGGCGAGGCCAACACCCGCCTGGCGGCCGAGATCGGGATGACCTCGGCCATCGTGGCGCCGCTGTGCGTGCGCGGCGAGGTCCTCGGGCTGATGTACCTGGGGCTGTCCAACCTGACCGACCGGCGCAGCCCGCACTACGACGCCTTCGACCGCGACTTCGTGGGGGCCATCGCCACCCGGGTCGCGCTGGCGGTGGACAACGCCCTGCTGTTCGAGGAGGAGCGGCACACCGCCGAGTCGTTTCAGAAATACCTGCTGCCGCCCGCTCCGCTGCCCGAGCTCGACGGGCTGGAGATCGCGGTCCGCTACTACCCGGCGGCGCCGCTCGCCTCGCACGGGCAGGGCATCCAGACCCAGGTGGGCGGTGACTGGTACGACGTCATCCCGCTGTCGGCGGGCCGGGTCGGCATCGTCATCGGCGACGTCGAGGGCCGCGGGGCCAAGGCCGCCGCGGTCATGGGCCAGCTGAGGGCCGCGCTGCGGGCCTTCGCCCAGGACGACAAGCCGCCCGCGGAGATCCTCGCCCGGCTCGACGAGTGGACGCGCATCATCGCCACCCCCGAGCGGGACGACAGCGGCGAGGACATCAGCGTCCCGCCGATCGTCACCTGCCAATACCTGGTCTACGACGCCTGGTCGCGGCAGCTGTCCTTCGCCAACGCCGGCCACGCCCCGCCGCTGCTGCTCAACGACGGGGTCTGCGCCGAGCTCGACATCAAGGAGGTCGGCCAGCCGCTCGGTGTCCGCGCCAAGGGGCTCCACGCCGACCTGGTCTACAAGGAGGAGACGCGGACGCTGCCCCCGGGCGCGGCGCTGCTCCTATACACCGACGGCCTGGTGGACCGCCGTCCCGTCCGCGACGCCGACGGCGGCAGGTCGCCCAGCGACGAGGAGACCCTCGCGCTGCTGGCCGGCAAGCTCGTCGAGGTCTCCGACTCCTCGGTGGAGGAGATCGCCGAGGCCGCGACGGTCGCCGTGCCCGGCGAGATCGACGACGACATGGCCATCCTCGTGGTCAGGTCCGCCCCCGCCGACCTGGAGGTCGAGGAGCGCACCTTCCCGGCTCAGCCGATCATGGTCGGTGAGGCCCGCCGGATGGCGGCGGAGGCGTTCACCGGCTGGAGCGTCCCCGAGGAGCGTGCCGAGCTCGCCTGCCTGCTGGTCTCCGAGGTGGTGACCAACGTGGTGCTGCACGCCGCCAGCGCCAGCATCCCGCGCCGCGAGCTGATGGTGGACGCCCCGATGCCGTTCGACGAGACCTGGGACGACCTCCCCGGCTTCGAGAACGAGATCGTCAACGAGAAGGAGTTCACGCTCCGGCTCCGCCGGGGCGGGGAGTCCGTCTGGGTGGAGGTCTTCGACCAGGACCTGCGGCTGCCCCGCATCCGCAGCGCCGGGGAGAACGACGAGGGCGGCCGGGGCCTCTACCTTGTCGACCAGCTCGCCAAGCGCTGGGGATCGCGCCCCACCAAGGAGGGCAAGGCCGTCTGGTTCGAGATCCCCACCAAGTCCCGCTGA
- a CDS encoding metal-dependent transcriptional regulator, producing the protein MTAHGLIDTTEMYLRTIFELEEEGIVPLRARIAERLQQSGPTVSQTVARMERDGLVRVEGDRHLTMTDLGRTLATRVMRKHRLAECLLTQVIGLPWEEVHIEACRWEHVMSESVEARLVTLLNNPTEDPHGNPIPGLDELGVEGVRGGGWESLPSMAAVAGPRDIPVVVRRISEQVQSDPAVMLKLKQVGIQPGREVMLAASDNGVRVTGDDEAESTLADLPRDIAAHVFVSTR; encoded by the coding sequence TTGACCGCACACGGCCTGATCGACACCACGGAGATGTACCTCCGCACGATCTTCGAGCTGGAGGAAGAGGGGATCGTCCCTCTGCGTGCGCGCATCGCCGAGCGGCTGCAGCAGAGTGGTCCCACCGTCAGCCAGACGGTCGCCCGGATGGAGCGCGACGGTCTGGTCCGCGTCGAGGGCGACCGGCACCTGACCATGACCGACCTGGGCCGCACGCTCGCCACCCGCGTCATGCGCAAGCACCGCCTCGCCGAGTGCCTGCTCACCCAGGTCATCGGCCTCCCCTGGGAGGAGGTGCACATCGAGGCGTGCCGCTGGGAGCACGTCATGTCCGAGTCCGTGGAGGCCCGGCTGGTCACGCTGCTGAACAACCCGACCGAGGACCCGCACGGCAACCCCATCCCCGGCCTCGACGAACTCGGGGTCGAGGGCGTCCGGGGCGGCGGCTGGGAGTCCCTGCCGTCGATGGCCGCCGTGGCCGGACCCAGAGATATACCCGTTGTCGTGCGGCGAATTAGCGAACAAGTGCAAAGCGATCCGGCTGTGATGCTTAAACTCAAGCAAGTTGGGATACAACCCGGACGCGAGGTAATGCTCGCGGCGAGCGACAACGGTGTGCGGGTGACAGGTGACGACGAAGCGGAGAGCACTCTTGCGGACCTTCCGCGAGACATCGCCGCGCACGTCTTCGTCTCCACTCGCTGA
- a CDS encoding MFS transporter: protein MGFGDFVRRLAVDTRPLGVPAYRRLWAGQGVSFIGFQLTSVAVSAQIYDITESSFWVGMLGPANLIPLVVFGLWGGAVADAVDRRRLLLVGALIAWTATLALLAQAALGMTNVGLLLATVAVHATGFAITGPTRGAIIPRLVPAELVPAANTLNYLSGGLGTVAGPLVGGVVLAQGGYAPAYLIDALLFGAGFYAAVRLPRLKPVGEVSRPGLRSVVDGLSYVAGHPIVMMSFVVDIIAMAFALPRALFPEIVAERFGGSPTAFGWLSASMAIGSVLGGLMSGWVGRVRRQGLALTFVIAAWGISVAAAGLVGHLWAMVALLALGGAADLVSSVWRQTILQTHAPDDMRGRMQGVFMVVVAGGPRLGDLRAGATASWFGATGAWIGGGVACAAAVLAVGLAVPAFRKYRPVARDI, encoded by the coding sequence GTGGGGTTCGGGGATTTCGTACGGCGGCTCGCGGTGGACACCCGTCCGCTGGGTGTCCCCGCGTACCGGCGGCTCTGGGCCGGCCAGGGCGTGTCGTTCATCGGCTTCCAGCTCACCTCCGTGGCGGTCAGCGCCCAGATCTACGACATCACCGAGTCGTCGTTCTGGGTCGGCATGCTCGGCCCGGCCAACCTGATCCCCCTGGTGGTCTTCGGGCTGTGGGGCGGGGCCGTCGCCGACGCGGTGGACCGGCGCAGGCTCCTGCTGGTCGGCGCGCTGATCGCCTGGACCGCCACGCTCGCGCTGCTGGCCCAGGCGGCCCTGGGGATGACGAACGTGGGCCTGCTGCTGGCCACCGTGGCCGTGCACGCCACCGGGTTCGCCATCACCGGGCCGACCCGGGGCGCGATCATCCCCCGGCTGGTCCCGGCCGAGCTCGTCCCGGCGGCCAACACGCTCAACTACCTGTCGGGCGGTCTCGGCACCGTCGCCGGCCCGCTGGTCGGCGGGGTCGTGCTCGCCCAGGGCGGCTACGCCCCCGCCTACCTGATCGACGCGCTGCTGTTCGGCGCCGGTTTCTACGCCGCCGTACGGCTGCCGCGGCTCAAGCCGGTCGGCGAGGTGTCCCGCCCCGGCCTCCGGTCGGTCGTCGACGGCCTCAGCTACGTCGCCGGGCACCCGATCGTGATGATGTCGTTCGTCGTGGACATCATCGCCATGGCCTTCGCGCTGCCCAGGGCGCTGTTCCCGGAGATCGTGGCCGAGCGCTTCGGCGGCTCGCCGACCGCGTTCGGCTGGCTGTCGGCCAGCATGGCCATCGGCTCGGTGCTCGGGGGCCTGATGTCGGGCTGGGTGGGCCGGGTCCGTCGCCAGGGCCTGGCGCTCACGTTCGTGATCGCGGCCTGGGGGATCAGCGTCGCCGCCGCCGGGCTGGTGGGCCACCTGTGGGCGATGGTCGCGCTGCTGGCCCTCGGCGGCGCCGCCGACCTGGTCTCCTCCGTGTGGCGGCAGACGATCCTGCAGACCCACGCGCCCGACGACATGCGCGGGCGGATGCAGGGGGTGTTCATGGTGGTGGTCGCCGGCGGGCCCCGGCTGGGGGACCTGCGGGCCGGGGCCACGGCGAGCTGGTTCGGAGCCACCGGGGCGTGGATCGGCGGCGGGGTCGCCTGCGCGGCCGCGGTGCTCGCCGTGGGGCTGGCCGTACCGGCTTTCAGGAAATACCGTCCCGTCGCGCGCGATATTTGA